One window from the genome of Macaca fascicularis isolate 582-1 chromosome 7, T2T-MFA8v1.1 encodes:
- the LOC123574612 gene encoding uncharacterized protein → MRRRKSLQEILVSLDSAVCRTGARVGVPVGEGAGRLCSCLRWDSRPKLILFSSPLLRSNFLFLSSHHFLLSATSRLPLPFHFLSRKPWYSTQSKLPQQKGGLGQNGSKNLKWQCLQIGSVQQGFSCLLPLLSLPSHRGALAYSGDSLVHTVSPACLNLSLLGCGLGRSWASPSTHLPKSEWLLALVDLSAFASLDLQSGTEDSGQET, encoded by the coding sequence atgaggaggagaaagagtcTTCAGGAAATTCTTGTTTCACTGGACTCTGCAGTCTGCAGAACTGGGGCAAGGGTAGGAGTTCCAGTAGGGGAAGGAGCAGGTAGACTCTGCAGCTGCCTCAGGTGGGACTCAAGACCTAAACtgattctcttttcctctccactTCTAAGAAGcaattttctgttcctctcctccCACCACTTTTTACTTTCTGCTACCTCCCGTCTCCCGCTTCCCTTCCATTTCCTTTCTAGAAAACCCTGGTATTCAACTCAGTCCAAACTGCCTCAGCAGAAAGGTGGCCTTGGACAAAACGGGTCCAAGAATTTGAAGTGGCAGTGTTTGCAGATTGGCTCTGTCCAGCAAGGCTTTAGCTGCTTGTTGCCTCTGCTTTCCCTCCCCTCACACAGAGGTGCCCTGGCTTATTCAGGGGACTCCTTAGTCCACACTGTGTCACCTGCATGCCTTAATCTTTCATTGCTGGGGTGTGGCCTTGGGAGATCctgggccagcccctccacacatCTCCCTAAGTCAGAGTGGCTGCTGGCCCTGGTAGATTTGAGTGCTTTTGCCTCACTCGACCTTCAGAGTGGGACTGAAGACAGTGGCCAAGAGACTTGA